The following coding sequences lie in one Psychrilyobacter atlanticus DSM 19335 genomic window:
- the asrC gene encoding sulfite reductase subunit C, translated as MILDINRKKVTKNAYRLTKVRDKTALRVRVPGGEITGDLVEIVSKIANTYGDGRIHLTTRQGFEILGIDWNDMDKVNEMVAPLMEKLEINHIDANAGYPAAGTRNIAACIGNKVCPKAQYNTTEFAKKIEKAIFPNDFHFKVALTGCPNDCQKVRMHDFGIIGMTLPKLDTSKCVSCGRCVKKCKGLSTGALTSVNYKPQRDHDRCIGCGECVLNCPTSAWTRDPKKYYRLAIMGRTGKRNPRLAEDWIIWADEASIIKIIKNTYDYVDKYIDRRLPKEHIGYIVDRTGFMEFKKWALKGVDLPEYSVMKNNVYWSGMKYPGIK; from the coding sequence ATGATTTTAGATATAAATAGAAAAAAAGTCACAAAGAATGCTTATAGATTAACAAAAGTAAGAGATAAAACTGCCCTGAGAGTAAGAGTTCCTGGTGGAGAAATTACAGGAGACCTAGTAGAGATAGTGTCTAAAATAGCTAATACCTACGGAGATGGAAGGATCCACCTGACTACAAGACAGGGGTTTGAAATTCTAGGTATAGACTGGAACGATATGGATAAAGTAAATGAGATGGTAGCTCCTCTAATGGAAAAATTAGAGATAAATCATATCGATGCCAATGCAGGTTATCCAGCCGCAGGAACAAGAAATATAGCTGCCTGTATAGGTAATAAGGTCTGTCCTAAAGCACAATATAATACAACTGAGTTTGCTAAGAAAATAGAAAAAGCTATATTCCCAAATGACTTTCACTTTAAAGTAGCACTTACAGGCTGTCCTAATGACTGCCAGAAAGTAAGAATGCATGACTTTGGAATAATCGGGATGACACTGCCTAAACTGGATACATCAAAATGTGTATCTTGTGGAAGATGTGTAAAAAAATGTAAAGGGTTGTCTACAGGTGCATTAACATCTGTTAACTATAAACCTCAAAGAGATCATGACAGGTGTATCGGGTGTGGAGAATGTGTTTTAAACTGCCCTACATCTGCCTGGACTAGAGATCCTAAAAAATATTATAGATTGGCTATAATGGGAAGAACAGGGAAAAGAAATCCTCGTTTAGCTGAAGACTGGATTATCTGGGCTGATGAAGCAAGCATTATAAAGATAATTAAGAATACTTACGATTATGTAGATAAATATATCGATAGAAGGTTGCCAAAAGAGCATATAGGGTATATAGTAGATAGGACAGGATTTATGGAGTTTAAAAAATGGGCTCTTAAAGGTGTGGATCTGCCTGAATATTCTGTTATGAAAAATAATGTATATTGGTCTGGTATGAAATATCCTGGAATAAAGTAG
- the asrB gene encoding anaerobic sulfite reductase subunit AsrB, translating to MNNIYMPSPYKILDIQQVTNIEWLFKVEFDRADEINYGQFIQISIPKVGEAPISVTEFNAEEGWIEFLIRKVGKVTDVLFDLKAGDTLFLRGPYGNGFPFDEKYKDKHLVIVAGGSGCGPVRSMINAVHKKFKSVKKMELILGFKDTNCIIFKDEITSWQEENNLVLTVDKMCEGDSCDLGVNEGLVTQHVDKLDLSNIDDLEVVIVGPPMMMKFAAIEFEKHGVPEDKIWLSFERKMSCAVGKCGHCKIDETYVCLEGPVFNYTKGKKLLD from the coding sequence ATGAATAATATTTATATGCCCAGTCCTTATAAAATTTTGGATATTCAACAGGTAACAAATATAGAATGGCTTTTTAAGGTTGAATTTGATAGAGCTGATGAGATCAACTACGGCCAGTTTATTCAAATATCAATTCCTAAAGTTGGAGAAGCTCCTATTTCGGTGACAGAATTCAATGCAGAAGAGGGATGGATAGAATTTTTAATCAGAAAAGTTGGAAAAGTTACAGATGTTTTATTTGATTTAAAAGCAGGAGATACACTATTCTTGAGAGGACCTTATGGAAATGGATTCCCATTTGATGAAAAGTATAAGGATAAACACCTGGTAATCGTAGCAGGAGGGTCTGGATGCGGGCCGGTAAGATCTATGATCAATGCAGTTCATAAAAAGTTTAAATCTGTTAAAAAAATGGAACTTATTTTAGGATTTAAAGATACTAATTGTATAATTTTTAAAGATGAGATTACAAGCTGGCAGGAAGAAAACAACTTAGTACTTACTGTAGATAAGATGTGTGAGGGAGATAGTTGTGATTTAGGAGTCAATGAGGGACTTGTAACGCAACATGTGGATAAATTAGACCTTTCAAATATAGATGATTTAGAAGTGGTAATTGTAGGACCTCCTATGATGATGAAGTTTGCAGCTATTGAATTTGAAAAACATGGAGTACCTGAAGATAAAATATGGTTATCCTTTGAAAGAAAGATGTCGTGTGCTGTAGGAAAATGCGGTCACTGTAAGATAGATGAAACGTATGTATGTTTAGAAGGGCCTGTATTTAACTATACAAAAGGAAAAAAACTTTTAGATTAA
- the asrA gene encoding anaerobic sulfite reductase subunit AsrA, translating to MKISMSKMNFNESLKKLEEKYKIYAPKLFPYAGRFSDTDLVRYAEVSTIEEMVFDKKSDFSPKEILLPQSETMFYFTEKEYKEPDVEEKGTLVFLKSCDLHSVKRFDEIYLKNKFSDIYYSQRRDKIKFVIVGCKTGFDSCFCVSMGTNIPEDYHMGINIREDEVELEILDEGLKANFQGQDKEFEIDKVAMNKIELNVPEEINLEDVINLDLWREYDKRCVACGKCNFVCPTCTCTTTQDIFYSENENTGERRRVWASCHVDGFTDMAGGHEFRKKHGDRMRFKTMHKIGDFKKRFGYHMCTGCGRCDDACPEYISFSNCIKKLTAVLGGEDE from the coding sequence TTGAAAATTTCAATGAGTAAGATGAATTTTAATGAAAGTTTGAAAAAATTAGAAGAGAAATACAAGATATATGCGCCTAAACTTTTCCCGTATGCAGGAAGATTTTCTGATACAGATTTAGTAAGATATGCAGAGGTATCTACTATAGAGGAGATGGTATTTGATAAAAAATCAGATTTCTCACCTAAAGAAATATTATTGCCACAATCGGAAACGATGTTTTATTTTACCGAGAAGGAATACAAGGAACCAGATGTAGAGGAAAAGGGGACTTTAGTATTTTTAAAATCTTGTGATCTTCACAGTGTAAAAAGATTTGATGAGATCTACTTAAAAAATAAATTTTCTGATATCTATTATAGCCAAAGAAGAGACAAGATAAAATTTGTGATTGTAGGGTGTAAAACAGGTTTTGATAGTTGTTTCTGTGTAAGCATGGGGACTAACATTCCTGAAGACTATCATATGGGAATAAACATAAGAGAAGATGAAGTGGAGTTAGAGATCTTAGATGAAGGGTTAAAGGCTAATTTCCAGGGACAAGATAAAGAATTTGAAATAGATAAAGTTGCTATGAATAAAATTGAATTAAACGTTCCAGAGGAGATAAATTTAGAGGATGTAATCAATTTGGATCTATGGAGAGAATATGATAAAAGATGCGTAGCATGTGGTAAATGTAATTTTGTCTGTCCAACATGTACTTGTACAACAACTCAAGATATCTTCTACAGTGAGAATGAGAACACAGGTGAAAGAAGAAGAGTATGGGCATCGTGTCATGTAGACGGGTTTACAGATATGGCAGGAGGTCATGAATTTAGAAAGAAACATGGTGACAGAATGAGATTTAAAACTATGCATAAAATTGGAGATTTTAAAAAGAGGTTTGGATATCACATGTGTACAGGTTGTGGAAGATGTGACGATGCCTGTCCTGAATATATTTCTTTTTCAAATTGTATAAAAAAATTAACAGCAGTACTAGGAGGAGAAGATGAATAA
- a CDS encoding formate/nitrite transporter family protein: MYAETLEKLSNAAFGKKKLIEESKGKYFLASVMAGLYVGLGIFLIMTIGGLTKGMGPHFKIFIGLGFGIALSLVLVIGSELFTGNNMIMTAGLANKKVSLKDTLKVWGTSYVGNLVGSTIIGMLYVFSGAPKGKVGEFIVALSKAKMSGDPTSLFFKGVLCNILVCLAVLAYIKMKSESGKLIMIFWCLFAFITSGYEHSIANMSIFTAGLLLNHGPEVSLAGYGHNMLWVTLGNVVGGGAIGLVYWYMGRKSK, from the coding sequence ATGTATGCAGAAACACTGGAAAAATTATCTAATGCGGCATTTGGAAAAAAGAAACTGATAGAAGAGAGTAAGGGTAAATATTTTTTAGCATCTGTTATGGCAGGACTTTATGTAGGACTGGGAATATTTCTTATTATGACTATTGGTGGGTTAACCAAAGGAATGGGTCCACATTTTAAAATATTTATAGGTTTAGGTTTTGGAATTGCACTGAGTCTTGTTTTAGTTATTGGATCTGAGCTTTTTACAGGAAATAATATGATCATGACTGCTGGACTTGCAAACAAAAAAGTATCTTTAAAGGATACGTTGAAAGTATGGGGAACAAGTTATGTAGGGAACTTAGTGGGGTCTACTATCATTGGTATGTTATATGTATTCAGTGGTGCTCCTAAAGGTAAGGTAGGAGAATTTATTGTAGCTCTTTCAAAGGCTAAGATGTCTGGAGACCCTACATCTTTATTTTTTAAAGGTGTTTTATGTAATATCTTAGTTTGTTTAGCGGTATTAGCTTATATCAAGATGAAGAGTGAATCAGGAAAATTAATTATGATATTTTGGTGTCTATTTGCATTTATTACATCTGGATATGAGCATAGTATAGCTAATATGTCTATATTTACTGCTGGTTTACTACTTAATCATGGGCCTGAAGTATCTTTAGCCGGGTATGGACATAACATGCTTTGGGTAACTTTAGGTAATGTTGTAGGTGGAGGAGCTATAGGATTGGTATATTGGTATATGGGTAGAAAATCTAAATAG
- a CDS encoding Crp/Fnr family transcriptional regulator — MKIDQLAIFKGLNPETIDLLEKKLKVKKYKKGEFVFFEKDQVEKIYIIVSGKVTLHRYTQKAQKKIIYILGSGEVINEVIFDKLPASINAEVFENAMILEYSAAELKQIMSQDFELAYRIIQSTGRKVRRLYRQLKNTVPISLDKKVASKLWKLSKDYGVICEIEENHCISCKNDCWIGLEFKISITYLADMLGSTRETISRELKKLEGYGYIKWIDKRIFVKRKELRQFYRK; from the coding sequence ATGAAAATAGATCAACTAGCAATATTTAAAGGTCTAAATCCAGAAACTATAGATTTGTTAGAGAAAAAATTAAAAGTCAAGAAATATAAAAAAGGTGAATTTGTTTTTTTTGAGAAAGATCAAGTTGAAAAGATATATATAATAGTCTCTGGAAAAGTTACCCTCCATAGATATACTCAAAAAGCACAGAAAAAAATAATATATATACTGGGGAGCGGAGAAGTTATAAATGAAGTAATTTTTGATAAACTCCCTGCAAGTATAAATGCTGAAGTCTTTGAAAATGCTATGATATTAGAATATTCAGCTGCTGAATTAAAACAAATAATGTCTCAAGATTTTGAACTGGCATATAGAATCATACAATCTACAGGGCGAAAGGTCAGAAGGCTGTACAGGCAGTTAAAGAATACCGTCCCCATCAGTCTAGATAAAAAGGTAGCCTCTAAATTATGGAAGTTATCAAAGGATTATGGTGTGATTTGTGAGATAGAAGAAAATCATTGTATATCTTGCAAGAATGATTGCTGGATAGGGTTAGAATTTAAAATAAGTATAACATACCTCGCTGATATGCTAGGTAGTACCAGGGAAACCATATCTAGAGAATTAAAAAAACTAGAGGGATATGGTTACATTAAATGGATTGATAAAAGAATTTTTGTAAAAAGAAAGGAATTAAGACAATTTTATAGAAAGTAA
- a CDS encoding precorrin-2 dehydrogenase/sirohydrochlorin ferrochelatase family protein — translation MKKYFPILLDLEKKDILVVGGGKIAYRKIKTLLNYGAEIEVITPQIVEKKIDLLFEEKKINITLREFKDSDLENRFLVVGATNNKKLNKKIYELGDSKNILVNNITTKEDLNARFCAVHKGEDFQVAISTDEGDPKRALELKKQIEKSLEK, via the coding sequence ATGAAAAAATATTTTCCAATATTATTGGATTTAGAAAAAAAAGATATCCTTGTGGTTGGAGGGGGAAAGATAGCTTACCGTAAGATAAAGACACTTTTAAATTACGGAGCTGAGATCGAGGTTATAACTCCTCAAATTGTAGAAAAAAAGATTGATCTTTTATTTGAGGAAAAAAAAATTAATATTACACTGAGAGAATTTAAAGATAGTGATCTTGAGAATAGATTTTTAGTTGTAGGTGCGACTAACAACAAGAAGTTAAATAAAAAGATCTATGAATTAGGAGACTCTAAAAATATTTTAGTTAACAATATAACGACTAAGGAAGACCTCAATGCAAGGTTTTGTGCTGTTCATAAGGGAGAAGATTTCCAGGTAGCCATTTCTACAGATGAAGGGGACCCTAAAAGAGCATTGGAATTAAAAAAGCAGATTGAAAAAAGTTTAGAAAAATAA
- the hemL gene encoding glutamate-1-semialdehyde 2,1-aminomutase, with translation MNYKNSKDIFEKAVNIIPGGVNSPVRAFKSVEKEFPIFVKSANKAHVIDEDGNKYIDFIQSWGPMILGHNDERVIKAVQAAILDGCSFGLPTKKEVELAELIISMVPSIEKVRLTTSGTEATMAAVRVARAYTKKNKILKFEGCYHGHSDSLLVAAGSGLLTEGYQDSNGLTEGVLKDTLTLPFGNLEKVEDLMKKEEIACIIVEPIPANMGLIETKKEYLEGLRKLCTEHNTILIFDEVISGFRIASGGAQQHYGITPDLTTLGKIIGGGYPVGAFGGKREIMDMIAPVGDVYHAGTLSGNPISVTAGFETLSILKNTPSLYTDLEAKVNYIVEGIYKLSEKYDVPVCVNKAGSLFTIFFTDKKKVETLEDVMASDTSKYSKYFNTMLESGVVVPPSKFEAHFMGATHSEEILNETLSAMEKAFIEISK, from the coding sequence ATGAATTACAAAAATTCTAAAGATATATTCGAAAAAGCAGTAAATATAATTCCAGGAGGAGTAAATAGCCCGGTTAGAGCATTTAAATCAGTGGAAAAAGAATTTCCTATCTTTGTAAAATCAGCAAATAAAGCTCATGTTATAGATGAAGATGGGAATAAATATATAGATTTTATCCAGTCGTGGGGGCCTATGATCTTAGGACACAATGATGAAAGGGTAATAAAGGCTGTTCAAGCTGCTATCTTAGATGGATGTTCATTTGGATTACCTACTAAAAAAGAAGTGGAGCTGGCTGAACTAATCATATCTATGGTTCCTTCTATTGAAAAAGTAAGATTAACTACATCAGGTACAGAGGCTACAATGGCAGCAGTAAGGGTAGCCCGTGCATATACAAAGAAAAATAAGATATTAAAATTTGAAGGATGTTATCATGGTCATTCAGATTCATTGTTAGTAGCAGCTGGATCTGGATTATTAACTGAAGGTTACCAAGATAGTAACGGTCTTACAGAGGGTGTATTAAAAGATACATTAACACTGCCATTTGGAAACTTAGAAAAAGTGGAAGATTTAATGAAAAAAGAAGAGATAGCTTGTATCATAGTAGAGCCTATTCCTGCTAATATGGGTCTTATTGAAACTAAAAAGGAGTATTTAGAAGGATTGAGAAAGTTATGTACTGAGCATAATACTATATTGATCTTTGATGAAGTTATTAGTGGATTTAGAATTGCATCTGGTGGAGCACAACAGCATTATGGAATTACTCCTGATCTTACTACATTAGGAAAGATAATTGGTGGAGGATATCCAGTCGGAGCATTTGGTGGAAAGAGAGAAATAATGGATATGATTGCACCTGTAGGAGATGTATATCATGCAGGAACACTCTCAGGAAATCCTATCTCAGTAACAGCTGGATTTGAAACTTTGAGTATATTAAAAAATACTCCATCTCTATACACAGATTTAGAAGCCAAAGTAAATTATATTGTAGAAGGGATATATAAATTATCTGAAAAATATGATGTACCAGTGTGTGTTAATAAGGCAGGCTCACTATTCACTATATTCTTTACAGATAAGAAAAAAGTTGAAACATTAGAAGATGTAATGGCTAGTGACACCAGTAAATACTCTAAATACTTTAATACTATGTTAGAAAGTGGAGTAGTAGTACCACCTTCTAAATTTGAAGCACACTTTATGGGAGCAACTCATAGTGAAGAGATCTTAAATGAAACTTTATCTGCAATGGAAAAAGCTTTTATTGAAATTTCAAAGTAA
- the hemB gene encoding porphobilinogen synthase, giving the protein MFKRHRNLRKTAGIRKLVRDVYISVDDLVYPIFLEEGTGIRTEISSMPGQYRMSLDMLDAELDTLNELGVNSVLLFGIPLEKDCVGKEAYNDTGIVQEGVRQIKKHSPEMVVITDVCMCEYTSHGHCGIIDESGVINDTTIEYMAKIALSHAKAGADIVAPSDMMDGRIKAIRDILDENGFKELAIMSYSVKYASSFYGPFREAADSAPTHGDRKQYQMDYRFSIDAVSEARSDLEEGADMVIVKPALSYLDVIRKIRDTFEVPVVAYSVSGEYAMIKAGALNGWIDEKNIVMEKTYAMKRAGANIIITYFAKDIARWLKEEK; this is encoded by the coding sequence ATGTTTAAAAGACACAGAAATTTAAGAAAAACAGCTGGAATTAGAAAATTAGTGAGAGATGTATATATAAGTGTGGATGATTTGGTATATCCAATATTTTTAGAGGAAGGTACTGGAATAAGAACTGAGATCTCTTCTATGCCAGGACAATACAGAATGTCACTGGATATGTTAGATGCAGAGTTAGATACATTGAATGAATTAGGAGTTAATTCGGTATTATTGTTTGGAATTCCTTTGGAAAAGGACTGTGTTGGAAAAGAAGCTTATAATGATACTGGTATTGTACAAGAGGGAGTTAGACAGATCAAGAAACATTCACCTGAGATGGTAGTTATAACTGATGTTTGTATGTGTGAGTATACTTCTCATGGTCACTGTGGTATCATAGATGAATCTGGGGTTATAAACGATACTACCATTGAATATATGGCAAAGATTGCTTTATCACATGCAAAAGCTGGTGCAGATATAGTAGCTCCTTCAGATATGATGGATGGTAGAATAAAAGCAATAAGAGATATCTTAGATGAAAACGGATTCAAAGAACTAGCTATTATGAGTTACAGTGTAAAATATGCATCATCATTCTACGGACCATTCAGAGAAGCTGCTGATTCAGCTCCTACACATGGAGATAGAAAGCAATATCAAATGGACTATAGATTTAGTATAGATGCAGTATCTGAAGCCAGATCTGACCTGGAAGAAGGAGCAGATATGGTAATAGTGAAACCGGCTCTATCATACCTAGATGTAATTAGAAAAATAAGAGATACATTTGAAGTTCCAGTAGTTGCATACAGTGTAAGTGGAGAATATGCAATGATAAAAGCAGGAGCATTAAATGGATGGATAGATGAAAAAAATATAGTTATGGAAAAAACATATGCAATGAAAAGAGCAGGAGCAAATATAATCATTACGTATTTTGCAAAAGATATAGCTAGATGGTTAAAAGAAGAGAAGTAA
- the cobA gene encoding uroporphyrinogen-III C-methyltransferase: MGKVYIVGAGPGDLELLTLKGKRCVEEADCIVYDRLVNPQILSLAQTECELIYLGKGNTEGGVIQDEINRTIVEKALEGKTVTRLKGGDPFVFGRGGEEILALNEAEIEFEVVPGITSSISVPSYSGIPVTHRNIARSFHVFTGHTSKEGTWHNFDAIAKLEGTLVFLMGIKNLDLIAGDLIKYGKSPTTPVAIIEKGSTSKQRVVEGTLETIVEIAKEEKVVPPAIIIIGEVVNLRSEFNWFEKLPLFGKNILTTRDYKKSVEFAYEIEKLGGKATVLPLINIEPLDIELDIKDAKAILFNSQNGVKTFFEKLDDVRVLGDKKIGVVGIKTYEELLKHRIKPDFMPEKYLGERLAEESVNFTKDGDKILFITSDISPVKTEEWSEKMDRRFVATRIFKTEKVITTDIDDKIKEVDMITFLSSSAVDAYIESLGDKKHNPDIKIASIGKMTTKSIESYGLEVEIEAKTSTAQGLLTEVKNYYTNL; this comes from the coding sequence ATGGGTAAGGTTTATATAGTAGGAGCAGGCCCTGGAGATTTAGAGTTATTGACATTAAAGGGTAAAAGATGTGTAGAAGAAGCCGATTGTATTGTCTATGACAGACTGGTAAATCCTCAGATACTTTCTTTAGCTCAAACAGAGTGTGAATTGATATATTTAGGGAAGGGTAATACCGAAGGCGGAGTTATTCAGGATGAAATAAATAGAACTATTGTAGAAAAAGCTCTTGAGGGTAAAACAGTTACAAGATTAAAGGGAGGAGATCCTTTTGTATTTGGTCGTGGAGGAGAGGAGATATTAGCTCTAAATGAAGCTGAGATAGAGTTTGAAGTAGTTCCTGGGATTACATCTTCTATATCTGTACCATCTTATTCTGGAATACCTGTTACTCATAGAAATATAGCTCGTTCATTTCATGTGTTTACAGGACATACCTCTAAAGAGGGAACTTGGCATAATTTTGATGCCATTGCTAAATTAGAAGGGACCTTAGTGTTTTTAATGGGAATTAAAAATTTAGACCTGATAGCTGGTGATTTGATTAAATATGGAAAATCTCCTACAACTCCTGTGGCTATAATAGAAAAAGGTAGCACAAGTAAACAGAGGGTAGTAGAGGGAACATTAGAAACCATTGTTGAGATAGCAAAGGAAGAAAAAGTTGTACCACCTGCAATTATAATTATTGGAGAAGTAGTTAACTTGAGATCTGAATTCAATTGGTTTGAAAAATTACCATTATTCGGTAAGAATATATTAACTACAAGAGATTATAAAAAATCTGTAGAGTTTGCCTACGAAATAGAAAAATTAGGCGGTAAAGCTACAGTCCTGCCTCTTATAAATATAGAGCCTTTAGATATTGAATTGGATATAAAAGATGCTAAAGCAATATTATTTAACAGCCAAAATGGAGTAAAAACTTTCTTTGAAAAGTTAGATGATGTACGTGTGTTAGGGGATAAAAAAATAGGTGTTGTGGGGATAAAAACCTATGAGGAGCTGTTAAAACATAGGATTAAACCTGATTTTATGCCTGAAAAGTATCTGGGAGAAAGGTTAGCAGAAGAGAGTGTTAATTTTACAAAGGATGGAGATAAGATCTTATTTATAACGTCGGATATTTCACCTGTCAAGACAGAGGAATGGTCTGAAAAGATGGATAGAAGATTTGTAGCTACCAGAATATTTAAAACAGAAAAGGTAATAACAACTGATATAGATGATAAAATAAAAGAAGTGGACATGATTACTTTTTTAAGTTCATCAGCAGTAGATGCATATATAGAGAGTTTAGGAGATAAAAAACATAACCCTGACATAAAGATAGCATCTATAGGAAAGATGACGACAAAAAGCATTGAAAGTTATGGTTTGGAAGTAGAGATCGAAGCAAAGACTTCTACAGCACAGGGTTTATTAACAGAGGTTAAAAATTATTATACTAACTTATAA
- the hemC gene encoding hydroxymethylbilane synthase — translation MQKKIVIGTRASILAVAQAELTKKMLLDSCDNLEVEIKKIITSGDKDQRTNWNKDNKSLKDMFVKEIERALLDGEIHLAVHSMKDMPAVSPKGLTIGAVPMREDNRDIIITNSGVTLDELPQGSIIGTSSLRRVESIRSLRPDLVIEPIRGNIHTRIEKLKNENFDGIILAYAGLKRVGLKGVATEIFDSSRIMPAPAQGALCIQCREDDKFTLELLDKINHKETSLVIDAEREFSKIFGGGCTTPMGCHAIIDGESIKIQGMYFHGDKIYKDEIVGDKKNGKELAVKLAEMIRGQIYG, via the coding sequence ATGCAAAAAAAGATAGTTATTGGAACTAGAGCAAGTATTTTAGCGGTAGCTCAGGCAGAACTGACTAAAAAGATGTTGTTAGATAGCTGTGATAATTTGGAAGTGGAAATAAAAAAAATTATTACCAGTGGAGATAAAGATCAAAGGACCAATTGGAATAAAGATAATAAATCCCTTAAGGACATGTTTGTAAAGGAGATTGAAAGAGCACTTTTAGATGGTGAGATCCACTTGGCTGTACACTCTATGAAAGACATGCCTGCGGTATCTCCTAAGGGCCTTACAATAGGAGCAGTTCCAATGAGAGAAGATAACAGGGACATTATAATAACTAATTCAGGGGTTACTTTAGATGAGTTACCACAAGGCTCAATAATTGGAACCAGTAGTTTGAGAAGGGTAGAGAGTATCAGAAGCTTGAGACCTGACCTGGTAATAGAACCCATCCGTGGAAATATCCATACCAGGATAGAAAAATTAAAAAATGAGAACTTTGACGGAATCATCCTTGCTTACGCAGGATTAAAAAGAGTTGGATTAAAAGGAGTGGCTACTGAAATATTTGATTCATCTAGAATAATGCCAGCACCGGCTCAGGGAGCCCTATGTATCCAGTGCAGGGAAGATGATAAGTTTACATTGGAACTATTAGATAAGATAAATCATAAAGAGACCAGCTTAGTTATTGATGCAGAGAGGGAGTTTTCCAAGATATTCGGTGGAGGATGTACTACTCCTATGGGATGTCATGCAATTATAGATGGTGAAAGTATCAAGATACAAGGAATGTACTTCCATGGGGATAAGATCTACAAAGATGAGATAGTTGGAGATAAAAAAAATGGAAAAGAATTGGCTGTAAAATTAGCTGAGATGATTAGGGGGCAGATATATGGGTAA
- the hemA gene encoding glutamyl-tRNA reductase: protein MQLNKFYILGVTHKDLTLKEREAFIKGGPKKIMESLVEDEVVKGYVLLETCLRVEIYMESENIELVKEKFNIGPLFVKKSGIEAVKYLFDVVCGFNSIIKGEDSILSQVRNSFLKGLEEKRTTKTLNVIFNKAIEVGKKFRHRSQVSKNAMSLEAIALKFIKGHFENLGDKRIFIVGTGEMAVAILNIFTRNNINNIVMTNRSRIRVLELKEKYDIDIVDFEDRYSEVEKSDIIISATSAPHAVLLEEEIKGLDMEKERIFLDLAVPRDIEPSIEDYPNINLYNLDHLWAVVRGNEEKREKLLKEYKYILEDQIRNLLKYCEYKGDLRCKKR, encoded by the coding sequence ATGCAATTAAATAAATTTTATATATTAGGAGTTACCCATAAGGATCTTACTTTAAAAGAGAGAGAAGCATTTATAAAGGGTGGGCCTAAAAAAATAATGGAGAGTCTTGTAGAAGATGAAGTTGTTAAAGGTTATGTTTTGCTAGAGACTTGTCTTAGAGTTGAAATCTATATGGAATCTGAAAATATAGAGCTGGTAAAAGAAAAATTTAATATCGGTCCCCTGTTTGTTAAAAAAAGTGGGATAGAAGCTGTGAAATATTTATTTGATGTAGTCTGTGGTTTTAATTCTATTATTAAGGGGGAAGATTCTATCTTATCCCAAGTAAGAAATAGTTTTTTAAAGGGACTAGAGGAAAAACGTACTACAAAAACTTTAAATGTTATTTTTAATAAAGCTATTGAGGTAGGGAAGAAGTTCCGTCATAGAAGCCAAGTTTCAAAGAATGCTATGTCTTTAGAAGCTATAGCCCTAAAGTTTATAAAGGGACACTTTGAGAACTTAGGTGATAAGAGAATATTCATCGTAGGAACGGGAGAGATGGCTGTAGCTATACTCAATATATTTACTAGAAATAACATAAATAATATTGTTATGACAAATAGAAGCCGTATAAGAGTTTTGGAATTAAAAGAAAAATATGATATTGATATAGTTGACTTTGAAGACAGATACTCTGAGGTAGAAAAATCAGATATAATTATAAGTGCAACCTCTGCGCCTCATGCTGTATTATTAGAAGAAGAGATAAAGGGATTAGATATGGAGAAGGAAAGAATATTTTTAGATCTAGCAGTCCCAAGGGATATAGAACCGTCTATCGAAGACTATCCAAATATAAACCTCTATAATCTAGATCATCTATGGGCAGTAGTCAGAGGAAATGAAGAAAAACGAGAAAAACTTCTAAAGGAATATAAATACATATTAGAGGATCAGATAAGAAATTTATTAAAATATTGCGAATATAAAGGGGATTTAAGATGCAAAAAAAGATAG